The Cervus canadensis isolate Bull #8, Minnesota chromosome 24, ASM1932006v1, whole genome shotgun sequence nucleotide sequence TTAGCAAGAGGATGCTGTAGAtaaggcaatatttttttttctacacaaAATGTATGTTATCTTTTTGCTCTATTTGAAGGAGTATTATGATAAACCATGCTACTATTTAAAACTTGTAAAGTTTCTTGAGATTCCCAGAAGAAATACAAGTTATGGGTTACAAAAGAGCAATTTATCTCTTGCAAtagaattttctgtttaatttgaaAGGCTAATAACTTCAAAAGTACATTCTCTTAGGTGGGACAGTCATCATCATATTCCCAGCTGCTGTGTATATACCTTCTcttagaagtgaaaaaggagaaagccATTCTGCTGTGTGGAAGtgctttgtgtattttataaCATCCAAATAAAATGTTCAGTGGTTGGAGGAGAATCTTCTGTATTTAGGACAAATAGGTTTTCTGTTAGCCCCGAAGAAGCCTGAAGATGTGATTTTCAAGGGTCTTTGTGCTGTGGAAGAAAATGGAATCATTATTTTTGAACTCTTCCTGCTCACGTCAGTGACTCCCACCTGCAACTGATCCACTGGTTATAAGTAGCCATGAATCGCCTTGCAGATTGCAGGCAGTGTAACCAACCAGGGCCAGGCAAAACCGAACTCCTGGTAAGCTTTATTAGCTCTTTCTGTTgagttttgtttccattttacacCTTGGGGTGGGAGACAATCTCTACTAACACTGGTGTGGTGTGTCTTTCTCCGACCTGTGTGGAaggtgtacatttttttttttcttctcttcgaGTCTGCTGTCTTACCACTTAAAGTAAATTAAGATGGGTTGTTGTTTGCTTTGGgttctgctgttgttgttattaagaAATACACTTTCTCTGGGACAAGGgctttttttcagttgaaaagGCATACTCACTTTCTAGGCTGTATTCATAATTGCTTTGTTTGTCACTGGATAACCTCATTCTCATAGACTCCTTTAAGCTAATCAGCTGGCTCTGGGGGGACCTCATTagcaaatgaagaggaaaaaaagaagactgcAAAATTCAGGTGAATCGACATACtacttcttcttccttctttccctctaaaaatatttcctctttctcttctctacttctgccctccctcctcctcccttctctttttcttttcttcagtcaCTCCCTCTCTGGTCGTCGACATTCCTTGACCCTTCCTGTCACTCAGCTTCCCTCCACCATGCCCAAAGCATTCCTGCTGCTGGCTGGTGCCCTGGTGCTACCTGGGCTTGTGCAAGGAGCCATGctgagaaatgaggaaaaatggAAGCCCCTCAACATTCCTAGAAACCGAGATCTGGTAAGAATAGCCACCGGGACATTCCGGGCTGTGGGGTGAAATCAGCATCTCCCTGGAGTTATGCTCACTGCACTCTGCTAGACAACAGTGGAGACAGGCTGCCGAGGTTGAGAAGATGCCCCAGCAGGGTTAGAGGTGAATTTTGCTGGCCTATAGCCAGTGTTCTAGTGTTTCTCTAGCCGATTTACATTTGTTTCTGTGTGAagaaacaaatttatatttagaaatgattttatACACACATAGCACATTACATTTGTAAATGATCTTATACACATATTGACTTTATAGCCTTGATTtctaataaatatacaaaattaagaGTGTAACAGGGAATTGCATTTTGCACAGCTTAGGTTGAACTGATAATAAAACAGATTGTCATATAACCAACACTTGCAAAGCCCAGTTGCAAAATCTGAAGGTTAACCTGTATTCTTGTCAATTTGCTAGGTGTTATTTTCAGCATAAAGTTATCTtggaaatataattcaaaatatcagtaaaaattctcatttaaaaatatgccaaATATAGCAAACATGCTGACTTTATGATTTCACAAtactatttttctaaagaaaattatgtaaaatataacaATATAGTATCAAAATAATCTAATAGCACTTGCATAGCTTCTGTGTATTTGCAGAACACACAGCTGAAAACCCCACATCCAAAACGACTGGCTCTGTTTCACCATCAGTCAGAGAGGAGGCATCTGAGCTCTGAGCACTGTGGGGTTCAGGGggcaaaatgagggaaaaaatactCACCTTTGAGTGCTTGGGGTATTTAAGTTATAAATGACATTgaacatttctttctctcttcagttTTTTAGGACTCTTCAGGCATATTTTAAAGGAAGAGGTCTTGATCTTGGGAGGTTTTCAGATACTTTCTCCGTGAATGAGaatcccaggcctctctccttgcaGTCAGAACTTATTGCTTCTGCATTTGCAGATTATGAAGAACAGAAAAACTCCCTCTCCAATTACCTCAAAGGCTGACTGTTTCCTCTGAGTGCAGGTAAAATTTATCCCTttatccctgctgctgctgctgctaagtcgcatcaatcgtgtccgattctgtgcgaccccatagacagcagcccaccaggctcccccgtccctgggattctccaggcaagaacactggagtgggttgctatttccttttccaatgcaggaaagtgaaaagtgaaagtgaagtcgctcagtcgtgtctgacttttagcaaccccatggactgcagcctaccaggctcctccatccatgttattttccaggcaagagtactggagtggggtgccattgccttctcccccttTATCCCTAGATCTCTCTAAACATATAAGTGAGTCATAAAGaggtttggaaaatatttatttgaataaatgattttatttccttacatAAATAAGTGCTCAATTCTGATCATACTCGTCACTGTTAATACTCAGATTTGGTTCATATATTTTACAGTctggttttaaaaagaaaggacagtTAGTAATTTTCAAAGCATAGCTTTCTGGGGAGAAGAGATATATTAAAATGGTAGAATTATCACTCAATAGAATTatgaaatacaatgaaaaatcacCTATTCTTATATCTTTTTTCAGACCAGGTCATATAGCTAAATTATGTGGAAAATCGTATGTAAAGAAATATATTGAATTGTCCAGTTGgattaaatagaaattaaaaagttaaaagaatggtTTCTTTGGGAAGAAATTATTAAGCATATATTTGAGCTTGAACTTCCTCACCTAGTGGGGAGGAAAAGGTAGAATATTAGTAAAGATGGCACTTTATCATGgggaaaaatttagaaatttatgtctaagatttaattttttattcatattaCTTTAGCATTCCTATCAAATAAATACCTACTATTTAAAAAGGAACACGTATGGTACAAAGAAAATACATTATGATTCTAGTctattaactttttgtttttctgaatagTAAAGGGAACCAAATCATAATTAAAATCTACTCCCATTCTTTCATGGGCATATGGATGGAATTATGAGGAAGCAAACCATTGTTGCACTTGATTATGATTGTGAAAGGATTTTGATGATTAGCTACTTTAAATgtgataacttaaaaaaaaatgattgttatTCTAACAAGAGGATGCAATTTACTGTGTGGCATATACACTTGAAAACTGTCCTATAATGAGAAAATAAGATACAAGAAAAACAAGTATATTAATGAAGGCTTCCCTTGACTACTTTTCACACTCAGCCCCAAGGGTAATAACATACACTAAAAAGAGAATAATTATTAATACCACATATCTGTTTCAGTATGGGACAGTATTGCATACAAGCTGTTTTTTAAGCCTTAGTTTATTCATCTATAAATTGCATATATGGATCTCTAACTCAAAGAAAGTTTTAGGGAAAACATCAAGTACATATACTCATGTAAGCACAAAACGAGATAATGTTTaagggcagaaaaaaaaagagcaccaTTAGTGGTACTGTAATATAATAAGAATTATTCAACTTTGTGAAAGAAGCAAAATTTCTGATTTGGAGAATATTTCATAATTACAAGCTTTCCAGTTCTAACAACTCTGATTAGGAAATGAAGACAAGAAGAGTTTTCACTGAAATATGTTGATCTTTGGGTCTTTGGGTTAATTGCATaatcttcatttctatttcactataatgttttctttttctttcagaagtCTGGTGGTTTTAAAACTACAGATGAAGCTTCTCACTAGAAAAATTCAGTCTTGATCATAGCtaagtttttgtgtgtgtttttccccCTCCACTTTTATCAGTCTGTAatcattttattctgtatttcCAGATTTACATGTAAATAGTTTGAGCTTTGGGACATATGTGACTTATGGGCATGGTTTTTTTCCTACTCAATAATCATAGATATCAATATAGCACTGCATATATTTGCAAGGATTACAAAAACACCATAAAGTCAAAGGAAATTATGATCTTATAAATTAGTTTCATTTCAGCTGTGttctatgtttcttttttatcattggTGTTTTTATTTGAAAGGGACATTGATCATTTTTACTTTAGTTCATTATCTGTAACAGGAATTTGGGTTTAAAATGTATCGTTTTCCT carries:
- the C24H2orf66 gene encoding uncharacterized protein C2orf66 homolog; the protein is MPKAFLLLAGALVLPGLVQGAMLRNEEKWKPLNIPRNRDLFFRTLQAYFKGRGLDLGRFSDTFSVNENPRPLSLQSELIASAFADYEEQKNSLSNYLKG